A single genomic interval of Peromyscus leucopus breed LL Stock chromosome 7, UCI_PerLeu_2.1, whole genome shotgun sequence harbors:
- the Jrkl gene encoding jerky protein homolog-like, with protein sequence MSGKRKRVVLTIKDKLDIIKKLEDGGSSKQLAVIYGIGETTVRDIRKNKEKIITYASSSDSTSLLAKRKSMKPSMYEELDRAMLEWFNQQRAKGNPVSGPICAKRAEFFFYALGMDGDFNPSAGWLTRFKQRHSIREINIRNERLNGDETAVEDFCNNFRDFIERENLQPEQIYNADETGLFWKCLPSRTAVIKGKCTVPGHNSFEERVTVMCCTNATGLHKLKLCVVGKAKKPRSFKSTDTLNLPVSYFSQKGAWMDLSIFRQWFDKIFVPQVREYLRSKGLQEKAVLLLDNSPTHPNENVLRSDDGQIFAKYLPPNVASSIQPLDQGVIATMKRNYRAGLLQNNLEEGNDLKSFWKKLTLLDALYEIAMAWNLVKPVTISRAWKQILPTIEEKEGLDFDEEDISGATVATILQHTKGLENVTLENMEKWLEIDSTEPGYEVLTDSEIIRRAQGQTDDSSENDEDGIELIPEKHINHTAALQWTENLLDYLEQQGDMILPDRLVIRKLRATIRNKQKMTNSSQ encoded by the coding sequence ATGTCAGGGAAGCGGAAGCGGGTGGTGTTGACTATTAAAGATAAACTCGATATAATAAAGAAACTCGAAGATGGAGGCTCTTCCAAGCAGCTGGCGGTGATATACGGAATTGGCGAAACAACAGTTAGggatataagaaaaaataaggaaaagattATAACATATGCAAGCAGCTCTGATTCCACAAGTCTTCTGGCTAAGAGGAAATCTATGAAGCCATCCATGTATGAGGAACTAGACAGAGCAATGTTAGAATGGTTTAATCAGCAGCGAGCGAAAGGGAATCCCGTATCTGGACCAATTTGTGCCAAACGGGCAGAGTTCTTTTTCTACGCTTTGGGAATGGATGGTGATTTTAACCCTTCCGCTGGGTGGCTAACCCGCTTTAAGCAGCGGCACAGCATTAGAGAGATTAACATTAGAAATGAAAGATTAAATGGAGATGAGACTGCTGTGGAAGATTTTTGTAACAACTTTAGAGATTTTATCGAACGGGAGAATTTGCAGCCAGAGCAGATCTACAATGCAGATGAGACTGGACTCTTTTGGAAGTGCCTACCTTCCAGGACTGCAGTAATTAAAGGTAAATGCACTGTTCCTGGGCACAACTCATTTGAAGAAAGAGTCACTGTTATGTGCTGTACCAACGCAACAGGCTTACACAAACTTAAACTTTGTGTTGTGGGTAAAGCAAAGAAACCTCGCTCCTTCAAGTCCACTGACACCTTAAACCTGCCTGTGTCTTATTTCAGCCAGAAAGGTGCATGGATGGATCTCTCCATTTTCCGGCAATGGTTCGATAAGATTTTTGTACCTCAGGTTCGAGAGTACTTAAGATCTAAAGGCTTACAGGAAAAAGCCGTGCTCTTGCTGGATAATTCCCCAACACATCCAAATGAAAATGTCCTGAGGTCAGATGATGGCCAgatatttgcaaaatatttaCCACCTAATGTAGCTTCATCGATTCAGCCCTTGGATCAGGGAGTCATAGCAACCATGAAAAGAAACTATCGAGCAGGTCTTCTCCAGAACAATTTGGAAGAAGGTAATGACCTGAAGTCATTCTGGAAGAAGCTGACTCTGTTGGATGCACTTTATGAGATAGCAATGGCATGGAACTTAGTAAAGCCAGTTACCATTAGCAGAGCTTGGAAACAGATTCTTCCTACAATAGAGGAAAAAGAAGGTTTGGACTTTGATGAAGAAGATATTTCTGGGGCTACTGTGGCCACCATTTTACAGCATACCAAAGGACTGGAGAATGTGACTCTGGAAAATATGGAAAAGTGGCTTGAGATTGACAGTACTGAGCCAGGTTACGAAGTATTAACTGACAGTGAAATCATCCGAAGAGCCCAAGGCCAGACAGATGATTCCAGTGAAAACGATGAGGATGGAATTGAACTGATTCCAGAGAAACATATAAATCATACAGCTGCTCTCCAGTGGACTGAGAATTTATTAGATTATCTAGAACAACAAGGTGATATGATTCTACCTGACAGACTGGTAATACGGAAACTTAGAGCCACCatcagaaataaacagaaaatgacaaACTCAAGTCAATAG